A stretch of Shinella zoogloeoides DNA encodes these proteins:
- a CDS encoding circularly permuted type 2 ATP-grasp protein: MMNADSGSRQPYQNYHEWYEAQDRARLIAKSRDAENLFRKTGITFAVYGHADSSEKLIPFDIIPRIISGREWRKLAQGIEQRVIALNAFLDDIYHKQEIIKAGRIPRELIERNEAFLPQMIGFKPPGGVYTHIVGTDIVRTGEDQFYVLEDNARTPSGVSYMLENRETMMQMFPELFHLNKVRPVEDYPKLLRQSLASLAPPGCSGKPRVAVLTPGIFNSAYYEHAFLADMMGVELVEGSDLRVVDGKVKMRTTRGYEAIDVLYRRVDDDFLDPLTFRPDSALGIPGIMDVYKAGNITIANAPGTGISDDKAIYSYMPEIVEFYTGRKAILENVPTWRCSEEDSLKYVLEHLSELVVKEVHGSGGYGMLVGPTASKKECAAFAEKLKARPANYIAQPTLSLSTVPILVKKGIAPRHVDLRPYVLVSDKVQIIPGGLTRVALKEGSLVVNSSQGGGTKDTWVLED; the protein is encoded by the coding sequence ATGATGAATGCGGACTCCGGTTCGCGGCAGCCGTATCAGAACTACCATGAATGGTACGAAGCACAGGATCGGGCGCGCCTGATCGCCAAATCGAGAGACGCCGAAAACCTCTTTCGAAAAACCGGCATCACCTTCGCGGTCTACGGACACGCAGACAGTTCCGAAAAACTCATCCCCTTCGACATCATACCGCGCATCATCTCTGGCCGGGAATGGCGCAAGCTGGCCCAGGGCATCGAGCAGCGGGTCATCGCCCTCAACGCCTTCCTCGACGACATCTACCACAAGCAGGAAATCATCAAGGCGGGCCGCATCCCGCGCGAACTGATCGAGCGCAACGAGGCGTTCCTGCCGCAGATGATCGGCTTCAAGCCGCCGGGCGGCGTCTATACCCACATCGTCGGCACCGACATCGTGCGCACCGGCGAGGACCAGTTCTACGTTCTGGAGGACAATGCCCGCACCCCGTCCGGCGTCAGCTACATGCTGGAGAACCGGGAAACCATGATGCAGATGTTCCCGGAGCTGTTTCACCTCAACAAGGTGCGCCCGGTCGAGGACTACCCGAAACTGCTGCGCCAGAGCCTCGCCTCACTCGCGCCGCCCGGCTGTTCGGGAAAACCGCGCGTCGCGGTGCTGACGCCCGGCATCTTCAACTCCGCCTATTACGAACACGCCTTCCTCGCCGACATGATGGGCGTGGAGCTGGTCGAAGGCTCGGACCTGCGCGTCGTCGACGGCAAGGTGAAGATGCGCACCACCCGCGGCTACGAGGCCATCGACGTGCTCTATCGCCGCGTCGACGACGACTTCCTCGACCCCCTCACCTTCCGGCCGGATTCCGCCCTCGGCATTCCCGGCATCATGGATGTCTACAAGGCCGGCAACATCACCATCGCCAACGCCCCCGGCACCGGCATTTCCGACGACAAGGCGATCTATTCCTACATGCCCGAGATCGTGGAATTCTACACGGGGCGCAAGGCGATCCTGGAGAACGTGCCGACGTGGCGCTGCTCGGAGGAGGACAGCCTGAAATACGTGCTGGAGCACCTCAGCGAACTCGTCGTCAAGGAAGTGCACGGCTCGGGCGGCTACGGCATGCTCGTCGGCCCCACCGCCTCGAAGAAGGAATGCGCGGCCTTCGCCGAAAAGCTGAAGGCCCGACCGGCGAACTACATCGCCCAGCCGACGCTCTCGCTCTCCACGGTCCCGATCCTCGTGAAGAAGGGCATCGCGCCCCGTCACGTCGATCTTCGGCCCTATGTGCTCGTTTCCGACAAGGTGCAGATCATTCCCGGCGGGCTGACCCGCGTGGCGCTGAAGGAAGGCTCGCTGGTGGTGAACTCCAGCCAGGGCGGCGGCACGAAGGACACCTGGGTTCTGGAGGACTGA
- a CDS encoding alpha-E domain-containing protein: MLGRTANGLYWMSRYIERGENIARLIDAGLRMALTRSGSSDEDWDGVLQSAGVREDFDSVHDKLTSADAIDYLLRDRSNPSSVMSCIESARNNARMVRTALTRETWEATNECWIELKQILAKRAKPADMPEIIDTIKRRAGLIRGAFHGTMLRDDIYNFSRIGTFIEQADNTARILDVKYYVLLPAIAKVGSSLDNKQWESILRSVSAHRSYSWVYDGDYSPANIADFLILNDRMPRSLAYSYDKIVSNLGYLAKSYGEKHAAHETASSTLMLLRSRSMEDIMEQGLHEFIEEFIVHNNRLGEEISEGYRFYR; this comes from the coding sequence ATGCTGGGAAGAACTGCCAACGGCCTCTACTGGATGTCCCGCTATATCGAGCGGGGCGAGAATATCGCCCGCCTCATCGACGCGGGCCTGCGCATGGCGCTGACACGCTCCGGCTCCTCCGACGAGGACTGGGACGGCGTGCTGCAAAGCGCCGGCGTGCGCGAGGATTTCGACAGCGTGCACGACAAGCTGACGAGCGCCGACGCCATCGACTACCTGCTGCGCGACCGCTCCAACCCGTCGAGCGTCATGTCCTGCATCGAGTCCGCGCGCAACAACGCCCGCATGGTGCGCACGGCGCTGACGCGCGAGACCTGGGAAGCGACGAACGAGTGCTGGATCGAGCTGAAGCAGATCCTCGCCAAGCGCGCCAAGCCCGCCGACATGCCGGAGATCATCGACACGATCAAGCGGCGCGCCGGCCTCATCCGCGGCGCCTTCCACGGCACGATGCTGCGCGACGACATCTACAATTTCTCGCGCATCGGCACCTTCATCGAGCAGGCGGACAATACCGCCCGCATCCTCGACGTGAAATACTACGTGCTGCTGCCCGCCATCGCCAAGGTCGGCTCGTCGCTCGACAACAAGCAGTGGGAATCCATCCTGCGCTCCGTCTCGGCGCACCGCTCCTATAGCTGGGTCTATGACGGCGATTATTCGCCGGCGAACATCGCGGACTTCCTCATCCTCAACGACCGCATGCCGCGCTCGCTCGCCTATAGCTACGACAAGATCGTCAGCAATCTCGGCTACCTCGCCAAGAGCTACGGCGAGAAGCACGCCGCGCACGAGACGGCCTCCTCGACGCTGATGTTGCTGCGCAGCCGCAGCATGGAGGACATCATGGAACAGGGCCTCCACGAATTCATCGAGGAGTTCATCGTGCACAACAACCGCCTCGGGGAAGAAATCTCCGAGGGCTACCGCTTCTACCGTTAG
- a CDS encoding transglutaminase family protein, whose translation MRLKISHTTEYRYDDPVQYSLQRLRLTPKSQPGQIVRDWKTTVHGARLEAGYSDHFGNHVDLVSTDGEQVAIRIVAEGEVETEDRAGVFGPHQGFVPLWLFLRETPLTRPGKLIRDLAKAATGENELARMHALMAAIHETVAYKPGETATDTTAEQALEKKQGVCQDHAHIVLSVARHLGIPARYVSGYLLMDAPEQTASHAWAEVHLQGLGWVGFDAANNICPDARYVRLSTGLDYKDAAPVSGMVMGKAAETMSVSITVEPTASQSQSQSQS comes from the coding sequence ATGCGACTGAAGATCAGCCACACGACCGAATACCGCTACGACGATCCGGTGCAATATTCCCTGCAAAGGCTGCGGCTGACGCCGAAGAGCCAGCCGGGCCAGATCGTGCGCGACTGGAAGACCACCGTGCACGGCGCCCGTCTCGAAGCCGGCTACAGCGACCATTTCGGCAACCATGTCGATCTCGTCAGCACGGATGGCGAGCAGGTGGCGATCCGCATCGTCGCCGAGGGCGAGGTGGAGACGGAGGACCGGGCCGGCGTCTTCGGCCCGCATCAGGGTTTCGTGCCGCTGTGGCTCTTCCTTCGCGAAACGCCGCTGACCAGGCCCGGCAAGCTGATCCGCGACCTCGCAAAGGCCGCGACGGGCGAGAATGAACTGGCGCGCATGCATGCGCTGATGGCCGCAATCCACGAGACCGTCGCCTACAAACCGGGCGAAACCGCCACCGACACGACGGCCGAGCAGGCGCTGGAGAAGAAACAGGGCGTCTGCCAGGACCATGCGCATATCGTGCTGTCCGTCGCACGCCATCTCGGCATTCCCGCCCGCTACGTCTCCGGCTACCTGCTGATGGACGCGCCGGAGCAGACGGCAAGCCACGCCTGGGCGGAAGTGCACCTGCAGGGCCTCGGCTGGGTCGGTTTCGACGCGGCGAACAACATCTGCCCGGACGCGCGCTATGTCCGGCTTTCGACCGGCCTCGACTACAAGGACGCCGCACCCGTTTCCGGCATGGTGATGGGCAAGGCGGCCGAGACGATGAGCGTTTCCATCACCGTCGAGCCGACCGCCAGCCAGAGCCAGTCGCAAAGCCAGAGCTGA
- a CDS encoding aldehyde dehydrogenase family protein — protein MTIHQNLIAGEWVGSDSIRNINPSNTNDVVGEYARASAEDAKAAIAAAKAAFPAWSRSGILERHAILRKTADEILARKDELGRLLSREEGKTLAEGIGETVRAGQIFDFFAGECLRLAGEALPSVRPNIGVEITREPVGVVGIITPWNFPIAIPAWKIAPALCYGNTVVFKPAELVPGCSWAIVDILVRAGLPKGVLNLVMGKGSVVGQTMLDSPDVHAITFTGSTGTGKRVAAASVEHNRKYQLEMGGKNPFVVLDDADLTVAVEAAVNSAFFSTGQRCTASSRVIVTEGIHDRFVAAVGERLKGVVVDDALKAGTHIGPVVDESQLKQDTDYIEIGRKEGAKLAFGGELLKRDTPGFYLAPALFTEATNDMRISREEIFGPVAAVIRVKDYEEALAVANDTPFGLSSGIATTSLKHATHFKRNAEAGMVMVNLPTAGVDFHVPFGGRKGSSHGSREQGRYANEFYTTVKTAYTLA, from the coding sequence ATGACTATCCATCAGAACCTTATCGCCGGCGAATGGGTCGGCTCGGATTCGATCCGCAATATCAACCCGTCCAACACGAACGATGTCGTGGGCGAATATGCCCGCGCCTCGGCTGAGGACGCCAAGGCAGCCATCGCAGCGGCCAAGGCGGCGTTCCCGGCCTGGTCGCGCTCGGGCATCCTCGAGCGCCACGCCATCCTGCGCAAGACGGCGGATGAAATCCTCGCGCGCAAGGACGAGCTTGGCCGCCTCCTGTCGCGTGAGGAAGGCAAGACGCTGGCGGAGGGCATCGGCGAGACGGTGCGCGCTGGCCAGATCTTCGATTTCTTCGCGGGCGAGTGCCTGCGCCTTGCCGGCGAGGCGCTGCCCTCGGTACGCCCGAACATCGGCGTCGAAATCACCCGCGAGCCGGTCGGCGTCGTCGGCATCATCACGCCGTGGAACTTCCCCATTGCCATTCCGGCGTGGAAGATCGCGCCGGCGCTCTGCTACGGCAACACCGTCGTCTTCAAGCCGGCCGAGCTGGTGCCGGGCTGCTCCTGGGCCATCGTCGATATCCTCGTGCGCGCCGGCCTGCCGAAGGGCGTGCTAAACCTCGTGATGGGCAAGGGCTCCGTCGTCGGCCAGACCATGCTCGACAGCCCGGATGTGCACGCCATCACCTTCACCGGCTCCACCGGCACCGGCAAGCGCGTCGCCGCCGCCTCCGTCGAGCATAACCGCAAGTACCAGCTCGAAATGGGCGGCAAGAACCCCTTCGTCGTGCTGGACGATGCGGACCTCACCGTTGCCGTGGAAGCCGCCGTCAACTCGGCCTTCTTCTCCACCGGCCAGCGCTGCACGGCCTCCTCGCGCGTCATCGTGACGGAAGGCATCCATGACCGCTTCGTCGCTGCCGTCGGCGAGCGCCTCAAGGGTGTCGTCGTGGACGATGCGCTGAAGGCCGGCACGCATATCGGCCCGGTCGTCGATGAGAGCCAGCTCAAGCAGGATACGGACTATATCGAGATTGGCCGGAAGGAAGGCGCCAAGCTTGCCTTCGGCGGCGAGCTTCTGAAACGCGATACGCCCGGCTTCTACCTCGCTCCCGCGCTCTTCACGGAAGCGACCAACGACATGCGCATCTCGCGCGAGGAGATCTTCGGTCCCGTCGCCGCGGTTATCCGCGTGAAGGATTATGAGGAAGCGCTGGCTGTCGCAAACGACACACCCTTCGGCCTGTCCTCCGGCATCGCCACGACGAGCCTCAAGCATGCGACGCATTTCAAGCGCAATGCGGAAGCCGGCATGGTCATGGTCAACCTGCCGACGGCGGGCGTCGATTTCCACGTGCCTTTCGGTGGGCGCAAGGGGTCGTCCCACGGCTCGCGTGAACAGGGCCGCTACGCCAACGAGTTCTACACGACCGTCAAGACCGCCTATACGCTGGCGTAA
- the araD1 gene encoding AraD1 family protein gives MLISQVGNADGSITVVVREEGGRGRAVKGAESVYALAMEAADGGKSLKAAVEARGLGDEVDLDAAYAEGRLLSPITHPDAAHLHLTGTGLTHLGSAATRDSMHKKTSEAAEETLTDSMKMFRMGLENGKPKAGEKGVQPEWFYKGNGTQAVAPGSALTSPSFALDGGEEPEMAGIYVIASDGSPFRIGFAVSNEFSDHVTERINYLYLAHSKLRQASFGPEIRVGAAPDDIRGFSRIVRGGKVLWEKPFVSGEANMSHTFANLEYHHFKYGLFRAPGDIHVHMFGTATLSFGDGIRTEAGDVFEIGADGFGLPLRNPLAVAKEEEIVIRQL, from the coding sequence ATGCTGATTTCGCAGGTAGGGAATGCCGATGGTTCGATCACCGTGGTCGTGCGCGAGGAGGGCGGCAGGGGCCGTGCGGTGAAGGGTGCGGAGAGTGTCTATGCGCTCGCCATGGAAGCGGCCGATGGCGGGAAATCGCTGAAGGCGGCCGTCGAGGCCAGAGGGCTTGGCGATGAAGTCGATCTCGATGCGGCCTATGCCGAGGGCCGGCTGCTGTCGCCGATCACGCATCCCGATGCCGCGCACCTGCACCTGACGGGTACGGGCCTCACCCATCTGGGCTCCGCCGCAACGCGCGATTCCATGCACAAGAAGACTTCGGAAGCCGCCGAGGAGACGCTGACGGACTCCATGAAGATGTTCCGCATGGGTCTTGAGAACGGCAAGCCGAAGGCCGGCGAGAAGGGTGTGCAGCCGGAATGGTTCTACAAGGGCAACGGCACCCAGGCCGTCGCGCCGGGCAGCGCGCTGACCTCGCCCTCCTTCGCGCTCGACGGCGGCGAGGAGCCGGAAATGGCCGGTATCTACGTCATCGCCTCCGATGGTTCGCCGTTCCGCATCGGCTTTGCCGTGTCGAACGAATTCTCCGACCATGTGACGGAGCGGATCAACTATCTCTACCTCGCCCATTCCAAGCTGCGGCAGGCGAGCTTCGGCCCGGAAATCCGCGTCGGCGCCGCGCCGGATGATATCCGCGGCTTCTCGCGCATCGTGCGCGGCGGCAAGGTTCTCTGGGAAAAGCCCTTCGTCTCCGGCGAGGCGAACATGTCCCATACCTTCGCCAATCTCGAATACCATCACTTCAAGTACGGCCTGTTCCGTGCGCCCGGCGATATCCATGTCCATATGTTCGGCACGGCGACGCTCTCCTTCGGCGATGGCATCCGCACGGAAGCGGGCGATGTGTTCGAGATCGGCGCGGACGGTTTCGGCCTGCCGCTGCGCAATCCGCTGGCTGTCGCCAAAGAAGAAGAGATTGTCATCCGCCAATTGTAA
- the mmsB gene encoding multiple monosaccharide ABC transporter permease: MSTDTATKTTQPSVGEYLRKNIREYGLLVALVVIMIFFQVITNGVLFRPVNITNLVLQNSFIVIMALGMLLIIVAGHIDLSVGSIVAFIGAISAIMLVKWGLPAIVVVPLCIIVGAVMGAAQGYWVAYQKIPSFIVTLAGMLVFRGMTYVVLGGRPVGPFPKEFQILSTGFVPDFLSITDPATSLIKNYFALVVVLALVAYAIYAGLRERRMNALHETENEPFAFFAVQMAIISAVAIFLGFQLSTYRGLPNVLVVMGVLIALYTFVTTRTTIGRRIYAMGGNEKAAKLSGINTERLTFYTFVNMGALAALAGMIIAARLNSATPKAGVGFELDVIAACFIGGASASGGVGKITGAVIGAFIMGVMNNGMSIMGIGIDYQQLIKGLVLLAAVFFDVYNKNKG, from the coding sequence ATGTCCACCGATACCGCGACCAAGACGACCCAGCCTTCGGTGGGGGAATATCTCAGGAAGAACATCCGTGAATACGGCCTGCTCGTTGCACTGGTCGTGATCATGATCTTCTTCCAGGTCATCACCAACGGCGTGCTTTTCCGCCCGGTCAACATCACCAACCTGGTGCTGCAGAACTCGTTCATCGTCATCATGGCGCTGGGCATGCTGCTGATCATCGTGGCGGGGCATATCGACCTGTCGGTCGGCTCCATCGTCGCCTTTATCGGTGCCATATCGGCGATCATGCTGGTGAAATGGGGGCTGCCGGCCATCGTGGTCGTGCCGCTCTGCATTATCGTCGGCGCCGTCATGGGCGCGGCGCAGGGCTACTGGGTCGCCTATCAGAAGATACCGTCCTTCATCGTGACGCTCGCGGGCATGCTCGTCTTCCGCGGCATGACCTATGTCGTGCTCGGCGGCCGCCCGGTCGGTCCGTTCCCGAAGGAGTTCCAGATCCTCTCCACGGGCTTCGTGCCGGATTTCCTGTCGATCACCGACCCGGCCACCAGCCTCATCAAGAACTATTTCGCCCTCGTCGTCGTGCTGGCGCTCGTCGCCTACGCCATCTATGCGGGCCTTCGCGAGCGGCGCATGAACGCGCTGCATGAGACCGAGAACGAGCCTTTCGCGTTCTTCGCCGTGCAAATGGCGATCATCAGCGCCGTGGCGATCTTCCTCGGCTTCCAGCTCTCGACCTATCGCGGCCTGCCGAACGTCCTCGTCGTCATGGGCGTCCTGATCGCGCTCTATACGTTCGTGACGACCCGCACCACCATCGGCCGGCGCATCTACGCCATGGGCGGCAACGAGAAGGCGGCGAAGCTTTCGGGCATCAATACCGAGCGGCTGACCTTCTACACCTTCGTCAACATGGGCGCGCTTGCCGCGCTCGCCGGCATGATCATCGCGGCCCGCCTCAACTCGGCGACGCCGAAGGCCGGCGTCGGCTTCGAGCTGGACGTGATCGCGGCCTGCTTCATCGGCGGGGCCTCGGCTTCCGGCGGCGTGGGCAAGATCACCGGCGCGGTGATCGGCGCCTTCATCATGGGTGTGATGAACAACGGCATGTCGATCATGGGCATCGGCATCGACTACCAGCAGCTCATCAAGGGCCTGGTGCTGCTCGCCGCCGTGTTCTTCGACGTCTACAACAAGAACAAGGGCTGA
- the mmsA gene encoding multiple monosaccharide ABC transporter ATP-binding protein, which yields MSKTLLEMRGITKTFPGVKALNNVNLKVREGEIHALVGENGAGKSTLMKVLSGVYPAGSYEGEIHFDGEVRRFSTISDSEHLGIIIIHQELALVPLLSIAENIFLGNEVATNGIIDWKKAFRRTQELLDKVGLKEPPGTLITDIGVGKQQLVEIAKALSKKVRLLILDEPTASLNEKDSDALLKLLMEFRTQGMTSIIISHKLNEIKKVADQITILRDGGTVETLDCHHEDISEDRIIKGMVGREMEDRYPPRDPKIGETLLEVKNWNVFHQQHRDRQFLHDISFSVRAGEVVGIAGLMGAGRTETAMSLFGKSWGHRITGDVTMRGKPVDVSTIPKAIDAGLAYVTEDRKHLGLVLIDNIMHNTTLANLKAVSRATVIDTHEEAKVASGYRQKLRIRSHSIYQETVNLSGGNQQKVVLSKWLFTNPEVLILDEPTRGIDVGAKFEIYSIINQLAAEGKGILMISSEMPELLGTCDRIYVMNEGRIVAELSKAEASQESIMRAIMRSGEKH from the coding sequence ATGAGCAAAACCCTTCTGGAAATGCGTGGCATCACGAAGACGTTCCCCGGCGTGAAGGCGCTGAACAACGTCAACCTGAAGGTCCGCGAAGGCGAAATCCACGCGCTTGTCGGTGAGAACGGCGCCGGCAAATCCACCCTCATGAAAGTGTTGAGCGGCGTCTATCCGGCCGGCTCCTACGAGGGCGAAATCCATTTCGACGGCGAAGTGCGCCGTTTCTCCACGATCTCCGACAGCGAGCATCTGGGCATCATCATCATCCATCAGGAGCTGGCGCTTGTGCCGCTGCTCTCGATTGCGGAAAACATCTTCCTCGGCAACGAGGTCGCGACGAACGGTATCATCGACTGGAAGAAGGCGTTCCGCCGCACGCAGGAACTGCTCGACAAGGTCGGCCTCAAGGAGCCGCCGGGCACGCTGATCACCGATATCGGCGTCGGCAAGCAGCAGCTCGTGGAGATCGCCAAGGCGCTGTCGAAGAAGGTGCGCCTGCTCATCCTCGACGAGCCGACGGCCTCGCTCAACGAGAAGGACTCCGACGCGCTGCTGAAGCTGCTCATGGAGTTCCGCACGCAGGGCATGACCTCCATCATCATCTCGCACAAGCTGAACGAGATCAAAAAGGTCGCCGACCAGATCACCATCCTGCGCGACGGCGGCACGGTGGAGACGCTCGACTGTCACCACGAGGACATTTCGGAAGACCGCATCATCAAGGGCATGGTCGGCCGCGAGATGGAAGACCGCTACCCGCCGCGCGACCCGAAGATCGGTGAGACGCTGCTGGAAGTGAAGAACTGGAACGTCTTCCACCAGCAGCACCGCGACCGGCAGTTCCTGCACGATATCAGCTTCAGCGTGCGCGCCGGCGAAGTCGTCGGCATCGCCGGCCTGATGGGCGCAGGGCGCACCGAGACGGCGATGAGCCTCTTCGGCAAGAGCTGGGGCCACAGGATCACCGGCGACGTCACCATGCGCGGCAAGCCGGTGGATGTGAGCACGATCCCCAAGGCCATCGACGCCGGCCTTGCCTATGTGACCGAGGACCGCAAGCATCTCGGCCTCGTGCTGATCGACAACATCATGCACAACACGACGCTCGCCAATCTCAAGGCGGTTTCGAGGGCGACCGTGATCGACACGCATGAGGAGGCCAAGGTTGCCTCGGGCTACCGCCAGAAGCTGCGCATCCGCTCGCATTCGATCTATCAGGAGACGGTCAATCTTTCGGGCGGCAACCAGCAGAAGGTTGTGCTGTCGAAGTGGCTCTTCACCAATCCCGAGGTTCTGATCCTCGATGAACCGACACGCGGCATCGATGTCGGCGCGAAGTTCGAAATCTATTCCATCATCAACCAGCTTGCCGCCGAGGGCAAGGGCATCCTGATGATCTCGTCGGAGATGCCGGAACTGCTCGGGACCTGCGATCGCATCTATGTCATGAACGAAGGACGCATCGTGGCCGAGCTTTCCAAGGCGGAAGCAAGCCAGGAATCCATCATGCGCGCCATCATGCGCTCCGGGGAGAAACACTAA
- the chvE gene encoding multiple monosaccharide ABC transporter substrate-binding protein, with product MKMITSLLAAAAISVASFVAPSFAQDKGVVGISMPTKTSTRWISDGETMEKLFKEAGYTPDLQFADDDIPNQLAQIENMVTKGAKVLVIGAIDGTTLSDILQKAADAGVKVIAYDRLIRDSGNVNYYATFDNFQVGVLQATSLVDGLKAKFPDTKPWNVELFGGSPDDNNAFFFYDGAMSVLQPLIDSGAIVVKSGQTGMETVGTLRWDGAVAQARMENLLSSTYTDGRVDGVLSPYDGLSIGILSALKGVGYGSGDQPMAVVTGQDAELPSVKSILADEQYSTIFKDTRELAKVTVGMVNAIMEGKEPEVNDTKTYDNGVKVIPSYLLKPVAVDKSNAEKILVTDSAYYTADQLKN from the coding sequence ATGAAAATGATCACTTCGCTTCTCGCCGCCGCTGCCATCAGCGTCGCGTCGTTCGTTGCGCCGTCCTTTGCCCAGGACAAGGGCGTGGTTGGCATCTCCATGCCCACCAAGACCTCGACCCGCTGGATTTCCGACGGCGAGACGATGGAAAAGCTGTTCAAGGAAGCCGGTTACACGCCGGACCTGCAATTCGCTGACGACGACATTCCGAACCAGCTCGCCCAGATCGAGAACATGGTCACCAAGGGCGCCAAGGTCCTGGTCATCGGTGCCATCGACGGCACGACGCTCTCCGACATTCTCCAGAAGGCTGCCGACGCCGGCGTGAAGGTCATCGCCTACGACCGCCTCATCCGCGACTCGGGCAACGTCAATTACTATGCCACCTTCGACAACTTCCAGGTCGGCGTCCTGCAGGCCACCAGCCTCGTCGACGGCCTGAAGGCCAAGTTCCCGGACACCAAGCCGTGGAACGTCGAGCTGTTCGGTGGTTCGCCGGACGACAACAACGCCTTCTTCTTCTATGACGGCGCGATGTCGGTCCTCCAGCCGCTGATCGATAGCGGCGCGATCGTCGTCAAGTCGGGCCAGACCGGCATGGAAACCGTCGGCACGCTGCGCTGGGACGGTGCCGTCGCGCAGGCCCGCATGGAAAACCTGCTCTCCTCGACCTACACCGATGGCCGCGTCGATGGCGTCCTGTCGCCCTATGACGGCCTCTCCATCGGCATTCTGTCGGCCCTGAAGGGCGTCGGCTACGGCTCGGGCGACCAGCCGATGGCTGTCGTCACCGGTCAGGACGCCGAGCTTCCGTCCGTCAAGTCGATCCTGGCTGACGAACAGTACTCGACGATCTTCAAGGACACGCGCGAACTCGCCAAGGTCACGGTCGGCATGGTCAACGCGATCATGGAAGGCAAGGAGCCGGAAGTGAACGACACCAAGACCTACGACAACGGCGTCAAGGTCATTCCGTCCTACCTCCTGAAGCCCGTCGCCGTCGACAAGTCCAATGCCGAGAAGATCCTCGTCACGGACTCGGCCTACTACACGGCCGACCAGCTCAAGAACTGA
- a CDS encoding LysR family transcriptional regulator, which yields MRLDDTGDQFLPDESLDSLEGVGLLRSGLKLSHLRMIVAIEAHKQVSAAADALNISQPAASRMLTEMETILKAQLCERVSRGVTLTAFGRAFARRARTILLELREVDRELSALKSGTGGSVFLGSVTAPAISLAVPAIQQVSAAYPGIEVNVRVETSNVLARELLAARQDFIIARVPDDLNPRLFNVTEIGIEKACLIVRKGHPLTEKPAVGLADLPGYDWVFQPAGTLLRRRIEELFIAAGVPLPATVVNTSSILLTTAIVCGSNAIAPVARDMANFVADVGAQAGEIVILDTDFEIDIKPYSLISVKGRALPPSAKLLYDLIWQRSRMVAPD from the coding sequence ATGCGCCTTGACGACACCGGAGATCAGTTCCTCCCCGACGAGAGCCTCGACAGCCTGGAGGGGGTCGGCCTCCTGCGCAGCGGGCTGAAGCTCAGTCACCTGCGCATGATCGTGGCCATCGAGGCGCACAAGCAGGTGAGCGCGGCGGCCGATGCGCTCAACATATCCCAGCCCGCCGCCTCGCGCATGCTGACGGAAATGGAGACGATCCTCAAGGCCCAGCTTTGCGAGCGCGTCTCGCGCGGCGTCACGCTCACCGCGTTCGGCCGGGCCTTCGCCCGCCGGGCGCGCACTATCCTGCTTGAGCTGCGCGAGGTCGATCGCGAGCTTTCAGCGCTGAAATCGGGCACCGGCGGCTCGGTCTTCCTCGGTTCGGTGACGGCCCCGGCCATCAGCCTCGCCGTGCCGGCGATCCAGCAGGTCAGCGCCGCCTATCCGGGCATCGAGGTGAATGTGCGCGTGGAAACGAGCAACGTGCTTGCCCGCGAACTGCTCGCCGCACGGCAGGATTTCATCATCGCCCGCGTGCCGGATGACCTCAATCCCCGCCTCTTCAACGTCACCGAGATCGGCATCGAGAAGGCCTGTCTTATCGTGCGCAAGGGCCATCCGCTGACGGAAAAGCCCGCCGTCGGCCTTGCCGACCTGCCGGGCTACGACTGGGTGTTCCAGCCGGCGGGCACGCTGCTGCGGCGGCGGATCGAGGAACTGTTCATCGCGGCCGGCGTGCCGCTGCCCGCGACCGTCGTCAACACATCGTCGATCCTGCTCACCACCGCCATCGTCTGCGGCTCGAACGCCATTGCCCCCGTCGCCCGCGACATGGCGAATTTCGTCGCGGATGTCGGCGCGCAGGCGGGCGAGATCGTCATCCTCGACACGGATTTCGAGATCGACATCAAGCCCTACAGCCTCATCTCGGTCAAAGGCCGGGCGCTCCCACCGAGCGCCAAACTGCTCTATGATCTCATCTGGCAGCGAAGCCGGATGGTCGCGCCGGACTGA